The Deltaproteobacteria bacterium HGW-Deltaproteobacteria-4 genome segment GCTGCTTCAGCCGCAGCGACGGCCATGACAAAGAAAACAAAGATCTGGCCATCCATATTACCAAGATGACGGGACAGAGCAATAAAGGTCAGGTTCACGGCATTGAGCATGAGCTCGACACACATGAAGACAACGATTGCATTTTTTCTGGTCAGGACGCCAAAGACGCCGAGGGAAAAAAGGATGGCACTTAACACCAGAAAATAGTTAACAGATATCATGGTCTCTCTCCTGTTGCCCTTCGACTTTAGACTTCGCGCTTTGCCAGCACAACTGCGCCGACGATCGCAACTAAAAGCAGAATAGAAGTCACTTCAAACGGTAGTAGGAATTCAGTAAAGAGCGATCTGGCGAGAAGCTCGGTATGACCAAATTCGCGAAGGGCACTCTCTGTCATTGGCCCGTCAATATTTGCAACTTCGCCGCGATTCAGCATGTAGAGAGCCTGAATACCGATCAACACTGCCATCAGGGCGCCACCGGCAACAGCATGGGAGCTTTTGACGACATCAACCGTGCCGATATTAAGCAGCATGATGACGAATATGATCAGAACCATGATCGCCCCGGCATAAACAATCAGCTGAATTGCCGCCATAAACGGGGCATCGAGCATCACGTAGCAGGTCGCCAGGCAAAAGAAGGTATTCACCAAAGCAATGGCGCTGTTCACCGGATTTTTACAGGTAACGACGAAGATGCCGGAACCAACCGCGACAAACGCTACAAAGAGAAAAAAGAGGATCTCCATCGGTAGTGCTCCTATCGTTACTTGAGCAGGCGCTCTTTGGTGAATTCAAAATCTTCGCGCTTGTAGTTGGCAAGCTCGTAATTTCCGGTCATTTCAATTGCCTCAACCGGGCAGGCTTCTACGCAGTAACCGCAAAAGATGCAACGCAGCAGATCAATTTTGTAGACCTTCGGATATTTCTCACCTTTTTCATTTTCCGCCGTCTCGACAGTGATGCACTTGGCCGGGCAGACTGTCGGGCAGAGGTAGCAGCCGACGCATTTTTCCCGGTCGTGCTGCAACACAAGGCGGTGCAGACCACGAAAACGTTCAGAGGGCTGCAACTTCTGCGCGGGATACTCAACCGTCGTTGTGTATTTCGGCGCCATATGTTTGAAGGTGATCCACAGACCTTGCGCAAATTCTTTGAACATGGGTCAATCCTCGTTCTCTAGGTTGGATACTGCTACAGCAGAATGAAGAAGCCGGTTACAACGATATTCAACAATGCCAGCGGGATAAAAATCTTCCACCCGAGATACATCAACTGGTCATAGCGGACACGTGGCCAGGTGGCGCGAATCCACATAAAGAACATCATGAAGCCGACGACCTTGATGAGAATGTTGACTACGCCCCAGAATGGACCGTCCCAGCCACCGAGGAAAAGAGTCGAAATGACCGCGGAGAGAACGATCATGTTCGCGTATTCCGCCATGAAGAACAGTGCATACTTCATTGAGGA includes the following:
- a CDS encoding NADH-quinone oxidoreductase subunit I, which codes for MFKEFAQGLWITFKHMAPKYTTTVEYPAQKLQPSERFRGLHRLVLQHDREKCVGCYLCPTVCPAKCITVETAENEKGEKYPKVYKIDLLRCIFCGYCVEACPVEAIEMTGNYELANYKREDFEFTKERLLK
- a CDS encoding NADH-quinone oxidoreductase subunit NuoK, translating into MISVNYFLVLSAILFSLGVFGVLTRKNAIVVFMCVELMLNAVNLTFIALSRHLGNMDGQIFVFFVMAVAAAEAAVGLALMITFFRNRESLDIDDANTLKW
- a CDS encoding NADH-quinone oxidoreductase subunit J translates to MEILFFLFVAFVAVGSGIFVVTCKNPVNSAIALVNTFFCLATCYVMLDAPFMAAIQLIVYAGAIMVLIIFVIMLLNIGTVDVVKSSHAVAGGALMAVLIGIQALYMLNRGEVANIDGPMTESALREFGHTELLARSLFTEFLLPFEVTSILLLVAIVGAVVLAKREV